TTACATCTTAAGATCTTTTGGAGGCAGGCGGTCACCTTTCACTTTTTTATCATTGATTTTCGGTTCCTTGCCGTTAAAAAAGTTCTGCAGATTCGAACGATGGAGGAAAATTAAAAATAAAATAAAAGCAGTAAAGATGAATGGCTCATGAATTTCCGGAGAGAAAAATGAATAAATGAGCATCGCGATTCCCACCGAAATCGAACCCATGAATACATATTTGGTAAGCAAAATGACCGCAAAGAAGGTCACATACACAGCCAGGAACATTCCGATGTCAACAATCAGCAGCGCCCCTGCTGTTGTGGCGATTGCCTTGCCTCCTCGGAATCCTGCAAAAATCGGAAAGCAATGGCCAATGACCGCAATCAAGCCGGCATACAGCGGCTCAACAGGAGTATCGAAAATCAGCGGAAGAGAAGCCGCCAGCATTCCTTTCGCCACATCCACAAGCAGCACCACAATCGCTGCACGCTTGCCCATGACCCGCAATGTATTCGTCGCGCCAGGGTTTTTGCTGCCGTGATCCCTGATATCCACATGGAAAAAATATTTGCCAATCAATAGAGCGGTAGGAATGGAACCAACCAAATATGCTGCCAAGAGACAGATCCAAGTCATATAGTGTCACCCTTTTAATCTAGTTAAAGAATTTTATTCTAAAATAGTCATGGTCAGAATGTTTTTTTACGAATTTAAATTGCTGTACAGGAACAAAAACCTTGGGAACCTTTATACCGTTTAGCACGTCTGTTTTATTATAAGGCACGTATAATGATGCCTTTTTTTACAAAAGCAATTGAAATGACAAAACCGGCAAGGTATTCAATTTCCTCTTAAATAATCGTCAATGCTGACTCATTAAGGGCCTGTAATTTTGCCCAGCGTGTAAAACGGGTATAAGCCATAAATCTGTACCTCCATATAACGGGCAGGGGTTTCCAATTTATGTATCCATCCTCTCTGTATTGTAAAAAAGAAAGAGGATGAATGGAAGAGTTTTTCGAAAAATACGATAGTTAACACTTTAAATAAATAGTGAGTCTTTTTTGGCAAATGGAGAGAAAATCGTTTATGATATATCCGGTAGAATTGATATTGAGGTAATTGCCTGGATATTCATTATGGGCTATGATGTAAAAGAATGGAATATAAAATGATATTAAGTAGGATGATGGGTATGAAAAGAGCAAGAATCATTTATAATCCGACTTCAGGTCGTGAAATTTTTAAAAAGCATCTTGCTGAGGTCTTGGTGAAGCTGGAGAATGCTGGCTATGAAACCTCATGCCATGCAACGACAGGTGAGGGGGACGCGACGCAGGCTGCGAGGATAGCGGTCGAGCGGCGTTATGACCTAGTTATTGCGGCTGGCGGAGATGGCACGATCAATGAAGTGGTCAATGGAATCGCTGAACAGGATTACCGCCCGAAAATCGGTGTGATTCCGGTCGGCACAACGAATGACTTTGCACGCGCACTCCATATCCCAAGGGATATAGAGGCTGCGGTCGACATCATTGTTAAAGGCGAAACAATTCCGGTCGATGTAGGCCGAATCAACGATAAATATTTCATTAATATCGCAGGCGGCGGCAGACTGACGGAGCTGACATATGAAGTGCCGAGCAAACTCAAGACGATGCTCGGACAGCTCGCCTATTACCTAAAAGGAATCGAGATGCTGCCATCCATCCGTGCTTCTGAAGTAAGCATTGAGTATGATGGAAAGCTGTTTGAAGGCGAAGTCATGATGTTCCTCGTCGGGCTGACGAATTCCGTCGGCGGTTTCGAGCGCCTGGCACCAAACTCTTCAATCAATGATGGATTGTTTTCTTTATTGATTTTGAAAAAGACGAACCTGGCCGATTTTATCAGGATCGCCTCACTCGCAGTCCGCGGTGAGCATATAAATGACCCAGGCGTGATTTACACACAGGCTAACCGCATCAAGGTTCAATCCAAGGAAACGGTCCAATTGAACCTCGACGGTGAATACGGCGGCAATCTGCCAGCTGAATTCGAAAACCTGTTCAGGCACATTCAAGTTTATGTACCGCTGGATGAAATCCGACCAGAAGACCGGCCGGAGAACCTGGAATTGAACTTTAAAGCAGAATAAACGGAAGCCACTCCTCGATTGGAGTGGTTTTTTTTGTGGAAATGAAAACCCCGGGCTATGCCTGGGGTTCCAAAAAGCTTTCAGCGTGGTATTAAAAAAACTTCCCCACGGTGCTAAAATATTTTTTGGTTCGCCAACCAAAAATATCTGCACGGAGGAAGTCCTATGTCTAAAGACAATAACAGTTTAGCACACACTACCTGGAATTGTAAGTATCACATCGTATTCGCCCCAAAGTATAGGAGACAGATCATTTATGGGAAAATCAAAAAAGATATTGGAGAAATACTACGCACATTATGTGAAAGAAAAGGTGTAGAAATAATCGAAGCGACAGCTTGTAAGGACCACGTACATATGTTAGTGAGTATACCGCCTAAAATAAGTGTCTCCTCATTTGTCGGTTACTTAAAAGGAAAAAGTAGTTTAATGATATTTGATCGGCACGCAAACCTGAAATACAGATATGGAAATCGAAAATTCTGGTGTACAGGTTATTATGTCGATACCGTTGGAAGAAACAAAAAGGTAATAGAAGATTACATTCGAAATCAAATACAAGATGATATAGTCGCAGAGCAATTAACGATGATGGAATACATTGATCCATTCACAGGAGAAGAAGTGAAGAAAAAGAAACGAAGTTAGAAGGGGAGAAGGCCTTTGAGGTCTGGCCAGTAGAAGTAGTACAATTGGCGAACCTTTCAGTAGCCCTTTAGGGTTTGGTCAGTAACAAAGGCTTTCAGCCGCAGAGAAAACCACCCGTTCTCACGGGTGGTTCGTATTATAGAGTTAACCAGTATTTACTGGTTGGCTCTTTTTTTTATAGGACCTATTATTTCAGTAGCCAGGGTAGAACGTACGGGTGCGTGGGAGTTAGATCTCGTAATATAAACTGTTCGCCCCCTACTTGTAGAATGATGTTTGAGGCTGGTTGGGACAATTTTGATCTCGTATAACAAGCGAAGCTATGGAACTACAGGAAGGTATTGGGGTTACTGGCGAGTAAACAAAGGGAGAGATAATCATTGAATCCAGTAGTTGGCCTGGATGTGGCCAAAGGAGAAAGTGAAGCTCAGGTATTTCTAGATAAAGACAAGCCATTTGGAAAGAGCTTCAGGATAAAACATATCAAGGAGGATTTAGATACCTTCATCTCTTTTTTGAAAGAGATAGAAAGAAAGACTGGCGTTAGACCAGCAGTAATTCTTGAATCTACAGGTCATTACCATACACCAATTATTCAATGTCTGGAGGAGAGTCAATATCTATATATCTTGGTAAACCCCATCATTTCTCATCAGGCCAAGAAAACCAGTCTTAGAAAGGTAAAGACGGATGCCGTGGATGCATATCAACTTTGTGTTTTGTATTACAAGGAAGAATTTGAGCCTTATAAGAAACGAGGACTAAGGCTACTAAATTTAAGAACACTGTCAAGGCAATACGAAGCCGTTTCGAACCTTTACATTCAGGCAAAACTTCAATTCCACACAATTCTTGACCAGGTATTTCCGGAATATAGGGGAGTCTTTGGAGATCTATTTTCAAAAGTTTCTCTACAGATTTTAAAGGAGTTTCCTACATCTGAAGATGTTCTGAGGACTGGTGAAGTAAAGATACTGGAGCGAATTGTGGGAATGCGTATAAAACGGTCTGAAGGTTGGGCCAGGGAGAGGGTAGCTAAATTAATAGCTTCGGCTGAGCGAAATCCTTTCCAACAAGGTGTGTATCAAAGTCAGTTGTTCAGTTTGGATATGTATATCTCTATGCTTCTTCAGTACCAAGAACACCTATCCAATATAGAGGCAGAGATAGATGTCCTGGCAGAAGAAATTGAAGAATGTAAGATAATCCAATCAATTCCCGGTATAGGAGGAAAGATCGCGGCAACGATCATTTCCGAAATCGGAGAAATTGACCGGTTTAATCACCCTAAAAAACTTGTGGCTTACGCTGGAATTGATCCAAGTGTCCATTCATCAGGTAAGTTTACAGCTACTATAAATCATATTACTAAACGAGGTTCAAGCCGTTTACGGCACGCTTTGTATATGGCCGTTTTATGCGGTATAAGAAGCTCCAGGAACAAGAAGCTAAAAGAGTATTATGATCGGAAACGAAATGAAGGAAAGCCTTCAAAAGTAGCACTGATAGCTTGTGTAAACAAGCTTTTACACTGGATTTATGCAATCCTAAAAAGGAATGAGCAGTTCCTAGATATGGCTTAATGAACAAGATAAAACAGTTAATGAAAAACCTTCCAAACAGTATTTGGAGGGTTATTTGGCGTGCCTCCAAAAGTATAACACGGAAGAACAAATATTTTAATAAGAAGTTCTTGACTCCTATTAGCTGGTTTATTATTTGTGCGTTGGGGTAGGGTATAGGAATCTACTATAGATTATCTGAACCTGGTGTGACTTCGGACAAAACGAAGAGGAGAAGCTGGGAATTTATCTGAACCTGGTGCGACTTCGGACAAAACCTTATCCAGTGTCAGTTTTGAATAATATATCCAGTAACTAACCAACCAAAATACCTTGCCGATATGAAAAATTTGCCTGTAAATCATATTTGGAAGAAAATAAAAGATAATAAGATAAAAGGATGTGGATACATAATGGGGAAGAAGGCCTTGATCAATATCGATTATACGTATGACTTTGTTGCGGGTGATGGGCGGCTGACTTGTGGAGAGCCTGGGCAGGCGATTGAAGCGAAGCTTGTCGGTGTCACGAAGGAGTTCATCGGAAATGGTGACTATGTTGTTTTCGCTATTGATGTCCATGATGAGGGCGATGAATTCCATCCGGAGACAAAGCTGTATCCTCCGCATAATATCCGCGGTACGAAGGGCAGGGATTTGTACGGAAGCCTGCAGGAGGTTTATGAAAACAATAAGCATCTCGACCATGTGCATTATATCGATAAAACGAGATATTCAGCGTTCGCCGGTACCGACCTGGAGATAAAGCTTCGCGAGCGGGGAATCACCGAGGTGCATCTCGTCGGTGTCTGCACGGATATTTGTGTCCTTCATACGGCGGTGGATGCTTATAACAAAGGATTTAAGGTTATTATTCATAGAGATGCTGTTGCTTCCTTTGACCAAATCGGCCATGAGTGGTCGCTCCGTCATTTCGAGAGTTCGATTGGAGCACAGGTCAAGTAGTCCTGGGCGGCGTTATAACAGCAAGCTATTGATGGCAGTAAATTTGGAGGTTTTTTGATGAGCACTAAATTCAGAGACGACAGCTTGATGCTGCATACGGACTTATATCAATTAAATATGATGGAAACATACTGGCGCGATGGCGTTCATAATCGCCGCGCGGTGTTTGATTTATTTTTCCGGAAGCTTCCTTTCGGCAATGGCTACGCCGTTTTTGCCGGACTAGAAAAAATCATCAGCTATATCGAGAACTTTGGCTTCACGGAAGATGATATTCAATATTTAAGAGAGGAAGGAAAGTTCGATGAGGATTTCCTTGCCTTTTTAAAAGAGCTGCGTTTTACAGGCTCAATCCGTGCGATGCAAGAGGGAGAGATTGTTTTTGCCAATGAGCCCCTGGTAAGGGTAGATGCACCCTTGGTTCAAGCGCAATTGATTGAAACGGCACTGCTTAATATCGTCAACTACCAGACATTGATTGCGACCAAAGCTTCGCGAATCAAACAGGTTGTAAAAAACGAAATCGCGATGGAGTTCGGCAGCCGCCGTGCACATGAAATGGATGCTGCTCTATGGGGCACGCGTGCTGCGTATGTTGGAGGCTTTGATTCCACTAGCAATGTGCGTGCAGGCAAGCTGTTCGGAATCCCGATTTCCGGGACGCACGCTCACTCGATGGTACAGGCGTACAGAGATGACTATACCGCTTTTAAAAAATACGCAGAGACACACAGGGACTGCGTTTTCCTTGTCGATACGTATGATACGCTAAGGTCAGGAGTGCCGAACGCAATTAAAGTTGCTAAGGAATTCGGCGATAAAATCAATTTCATCGGCATCCGTCTCGACAGCGGGGACTTGGCTTACCTTTCAAAGGAAGCTCGTAAAATGCTGGATGAAGCCGGCTTTAAGGATGCGAAAATCGTAGCATCAAGCGACCTGGACGAGTATACGATCATGAACCTGAAAGCTCAGGGTGCGAAAATCGATACTTGGGGAGTCGGCACGAAGCTGATCACCGCTTATGAACAAGCTGCCCTTGGCGCTGTTTATAAAATCGTCTCAGTAGAGCGGGCAGACGGAACGATGGAGGACACCATCAAGATTTCGTCCAATCCGGAAAAAGTGACGACGCCTGGCATTAAAAATGTGTACAGGATCATCAACAAAGCCAATAATCGTTCAGAAGGGGACTACATCGCGCTTGAGGGAGAGAATCCGCAGCAGGAAAAGCGGCTGAAGATGTTCCACCCGGTCCATACCTTTATCAGCAAATTCGTCACGAATTTCGACGCGAGGGATCTGCATCACGATATCTACAAGGAGGGCAAGCTTGTGTACACCCAGCCGAGCCTGGAAGAAGTCCGCAAGCATTCTAAGTACTGTCTCGGCGTCCTATGGGAAGAATACACACGTATGCTCAATCCCGAAGAATATCCAGTCGACCTCAGCCAGAAATGCTGGGACAACAAAATGCGCAATATAGAAGAAGTGAAAGAGAAGGTCATGGAGATGACCGGAGAGAAGATGGAATAGAATGGGCTGCTTTCCTTGAGGGGAAAGCAGTCTTTTTAAATATGCGTGAATACTATCGAACCTGATCCTTAGGTTCTTTTTTTTTACGGAAAAAATAAACAAAAACCTTGTCTGAATGTGTTAACTTTTCAATAGGATAAACGTTATGTAAGCGGGAGGTCGGTATGGGAGATGTAAATCAAGATCTTAATGATGAGCTGAACATTGTGTATAGGTACCTGCTGAAGCAAGGGATTGCCCATGTCGATGCGGAGGACATTGTTCAGGAAACCGCGGTTGTTACGGGGACCCCTGAAGAATTGCAGCGATTCAGGAAGCTGGATTTTATCAGGGCATCGGTACTTGGAGTGACAATC
The window above is part of the Mesobacillus jeotgali genome. Proteins encoded here:
- a CDS encoding nicotinate phosphoribosyltransferase produces the protein MSTKFRDDSLMLHTDLYQLNMMETYWRDGVHNRRAVFDLFFRKLPFGNGYAVFAGLEKIISYIENFGFTEDDIQYLREEGKFDEDFLAFLKELRFTGSIRAMQEGEIVFANEPLVRVDAPLVQAQLIETALLNIVNYQTLIATKASRIKQVVKNEIAMEFGSRRAHEMDAALWGTRAAYVGGFDSTSNVRAGKLFGIPISGTHAHSMVQAYRDDYTAFKKYAETHRDCVFLVDTYDTLRSGVPNAIKVAKEFGDKINFIGIRLDSGDLAYLSKEARKMLDEAGFKDAKIVASSDLDEYTIMNLKAQGAKIDTWGVGTKLITAYEQAALGAVYKIVSVERADGTMEDTIKISSNPEKVTTPGIKNVYRIINKANNRSEGDYIALEGENPQQEKRLKMFHPVHTFISKFVTNFDARDLHHDIYKEGKLVYTQPSLEEVRKHSKYCLGVLWEEYTRMLNPEEYPVDLSQKCWDNKMRNIEEVKEKVMEMTGEKME
- the tnpA gene encoding IS200/IS605 family transposase, whose protein sequence is MSKDNNSLAHTTWNCKYHIVFAPKYRRQIIYGKIKKDIGEILRTLCERKGVEIIEATACKDHVHMLVSIPPKISVSSFVGYLKGKSSLMIFDRHANLKYRYGNRKFWCTGYYVDTVGRNKKVIEDYIRNQIQDDIVAEQLTMMEYIDPFTGEEVKKKKRS
- a CDS encoding diacylglycerol kinase; translation: MKRARIIYNPTSGREIFKKHLAEVLVKLENAGYETSCHATTGEGDATQAARIAVERRYDLVIAAGGDGTINEVVNGIAEQDYRPKIGVIPVGTTNDFARALHIPRDIEAAVDIIVKGETIPVDVGRINDKYFINIAGGGRLTELTYEVPSKLKTMLGQLAYYLKGIEMLPSIRASEVSIEYDGKLFEGEVMMFLVGLTNSVGGFERLAPNSSINDGLFSLLILKKTNLADFIRIASLAVRGEHINDPGVIYTQANRIKVQSKETVQLNLDGEYGGNLPAEFENLFRHIQVYVPLDEIRPEDRPENLELNFKAE
- a CDS encoding isochorismatase family cysteine hydrolase, which codes for MGKKALINIDYTYDFVAGDGRLTCGEPGQAIEAKLVGVTKEFIGNGDYVVFAIDVHDEGDEFHPETKLYPPHNIRGTKGRDLYGSLQEVYENNKHLDHVHYIDKTRYSAFAGTDLEIKLRERGITEVHLVGVCTDICVLHTAVDAYNKGFKVIIHRDAVASFDQIGHEWSLRHFESSIGAQVK
- the plsY gene encoding glycerol-3-phosphate 1-O-acyltransferase PlsY, which encodes MTWICLLAAYLVGSIPTALLIGKYFFHVDIRDHGSKNPGATNTLRVMGKRAAIVVLLVDVAKGMLAASLPLIFDTPVEPLYAGLIAVIGHCFPIFAGFRGGKAIATTAGALLIVDIGMFLAVYVTFFAVILLTKYVFMGSISVGIAMLIYSFFSPEIHEPFIFTAFILFLIFLHRSNLQNFFNGKEPKINDKKVKGDRLPPKDLKM
- a CDS encoding IS110 family transposase, producing the protein MNPVVGLDVAKGESEAQVFLDKDKPFGKSFRIKHIKEDLDTFISFLKEIERKTGVRPAVILESTGHYHTPIIQCLEESQYLYILVNPIISHQAKKTSLRKVKTDAVDAYQLCVLYYKEEFEPYKKRGLRLLNLRTLSRQYEAVSNLYIQAKLQFHTILDQVFPEYRGVFGDLFSKVSLQILKEFPTSEDVLRTGEVKILERIVGMRIKRSEGWARERVAKLIASAERNPFQQGVYQSQLFSLDMYISMLLQYQEHLSNIEAEIDVLAEEIEECKIIQSIPGIGGKIAATIISEIGEIDRFNHPKKLVAYAGIDPSVHSSGKFTATINHITKRGSSRLRHALYMAVLCGIRSSRNKKLKEYYDRKRNEGKPSKVALIACVNKLLHWIYAILKRNEQFLDMA